The DNA segment CGACGCGAGAACGTGTCGCCAAAACCAGCGCTGAGATTTCATGGGTCATCGCTTCGTAATACTCGCTTAAGCTTGAGCGTAGGAGTTTAAATGTACTAgtggttaattattattttaaagcatttcTGTAGAATACTCTGGGCACATACATATATAAGGCATATATAATTCGTACGATTACGCATAAAACTTGGGTTTTAAAGTGTGTAGGTACTGATGAACTTGCCAAACCTATATTGATTTGACAAATTAAACCGGCGTCATCTATGTAAATGGCACAGTGAAAATATACATGCTCTGATAGTAAATAATATCACTCTATCATTTACACAACTTCAGAGGTTTATCGGGTATTACAGAAGCAACCAAACAAAACCTCTGAAGTTCAACATAAATCAAACAGATTATTCTTGTGATAAGTTAGTATGTCTTTGTACTTACTACATAATAACTGAACTGCTCAATACTAGATAATTTGTAGAATAATGTAATACTAGATACATAATTTGTAGCATTGCAGGTAAAAGTTTTTCAGAAAGTTTTACTTAGGATTTATAAAGCAGTTTATATTTTAcggcaatagaaatataaacacaaataaattattcaatattttcaacatTAACGACaacttatttcaatttgttcgaaaattaataaaaaaaaaacaattaaaaaattggGCTTTCGTGCTGGCAACATCACGCTAcgcagtatttattttttgattgatGCAATCGTTGTGAACCGCCAGGTGTTCCGTGTTTACgagaatataaacaaaatggTTTGGTTACAACAAAAGCCGACTTTAAGCTAAAGTTAAGTGGTATTTGATGTGTAATTATAGATATTAGTGATAGCTTGCCGTAATCATGGACGCTCCTCCCTCGCCATGGAAAAGGCCGAACGAAGTTATGCAGTTACACAAGCTGAAAAGACGTAAAAAAGCGTTACAGGTAAGGTCCTTTTGTAAAAGTTAAACAGTTGAACGCTGGGAACAACGAAACTTGTAATCGatcgttttaaaaaattatttaatcatccGTTGCTGAATACTGAGCGCTcttaaccaaaataatatcgaaatgaatgattaaaatataatagatgtttatgtaaattatataataactttgaaaatgataatgatgatactaaaattttaattccaaatattgtgaaaactttaataaaatcaacaaaaatgaTATCAAAAATTCATTATTGATAGTGTTGTATCAATGTTGTCATACTCACCTTGgaacaaacaaataaagtaatataataaactctAGATCCCAATAATCTGAATTATCTTCTTCTCTACCAATgttaagcaaaataaattattatacattttaaaccaAGTTGCAGTATGTCTATATGTAAGTTatgcattatatttttttaaggcacGCATGAAACAGCCATCACAACCAGCTACAACTGCAGAGCCTAATAGTGGAACTGATGATTTAGATTTCTCAAGATTATTGGATGGAGAGAAAAGAAAGAATCCATTTTCTAAGTAAGTAGATGCACAGTGAAACTGTACTCTGAATATGAATAAACTATATTAGATCAAATTGAGTATTTTATATCATTCTAATGTTATATGCCTAACCTGGCTGAATAGCCTACAAGTTCTAATTTTAAGCCTTTAGTTGACagaaaagtatattttcttaaatttagtTCTACCACTTATAATTGGTAtctctttaaattttaaatattctgcaataattgtttattatgagAATCCTCTTTTTGTAATTCTATATATGGCATCTATGATATCTAATATTTTCTAGAACCAAACTACAAGATAACAAGAAGCCTAAGCTAGACTTAGAAGATCAGCTAGATGAGTCTAATGATAAGACACTGTATGCTTTGCTAAACCTACCTTCAAAACATGTGGAGAAACCAGCACAGGCGGTTGATACGGAAAAACTGTCAACATTCTCCAATCTCTTACAGAAGTTCACTGCTGAACATTCTGTGGAAGTTGTAAGTATTCATAATTCTGTCTGCTTGTTTGTTGCTTTCAGAATTAAACCACACAACCAATTTTGGTGGAATTTGGGTATAAGAGTAGGTTGAACTTTAAGAGGACTTTGATTTATTGCAGCGATAACCTCTATGTTCACTATGGTGAAGCTGAGGCCAAAATCAGAATCAattcaaaaacatataaatatttataccagGATTTTGTTTCCCAGTTAGCTTATATACACAAAAGTACTGCTAAACCACGTGTTAATGTGACTTAGAATCACCCAATAATTTCTTTGTCCTTTTgagatttataatttattatcataagtcagcatgatattaaaaaaaatactttcatccTTTTGTGCAGGTCTTAACAAGGAAGTAGGTAAACATTAAAtagccttatttttttaatgccactgaaattaaaattttcattatttttcattgtatataTAACTTTTTCAGATACCTGAgaaaaagtacaaatatttaccCATTGACTGGGCTTTAAAAACTAAGTTAAGACTGATGTCACCAAAACCTTTTGCATGGACTTCTAAACTGAAGGCAAGTGAAGAAGCCTCAGGTATTACTGGGTAagtgaatataaaatatcatcaaaataaaagatacatttttacaaaagGCAACAGATGACTTTCTGACTATATGAAAGCACTTGTCTTTGTATGAACCATGTTGATGAAATTCTATTAATAACCAACAAAatctaaatctatttatatttttatgcaatatttCGTCTCATAAAAAACTTCAAATCGAATTACTTTTTTAACACTCAACTCAAAATGCAACCAGATGTTATAACTTTAATGTGTTTATCCATCTGTGGCTTCATAGCTCCCAAACTGGTAaaacgatttcaatttagttcgTATTGTATTAAAGGTGATTATTTTCGAGACTTCTTAAGACATGTCTAAAAGAAACttgttatttatacagtttCGTGCGATGCCTCGACACGGCTACCTCACCCACACTAGACACATCCCCTCGGGCACTCTTCCACCAGACCTGTCTCTACTGGCAACATCCTCACTTACCGTGGCTGGAGTTATATCCGCGGTCGTCAGGCAGGGTCGCGGCCACCAGCTTCATGGCGACTAACGAAGATGTGAAGGAGGCCTTACATAGAGAATGGACGGAAAGCTTTAGATCTTTGTTTCAAGTGAGTAGCTAATACTGCTATGACTATTTTTAGGATAATTATTCAAAagttcaaaacataaatatgcATTAATTATGCTTAGTACTGTTGTAAAatagactgcacggatacccgagtggttgatgtcaagccaaacccactaagcgcgacgtgtcgcccgttcgatccccgcgtatgaaatgcgtttgtgtgatccacgaatgcttgtccacgaataatttaatttcatagtgCGTGAGCCgattttccacaaaaaaaaagtactgtTTCCAAATTATTCATAGCAAAAGCATTTGTCgagattttatttacttcaattcAAACTGaagttgttaattaaattttgttatttttaattgaaggaattatttattatacaaaacaggACTACGTACTCTTTAACGCGTTTAATTTTTGCGTTGTCAATTTTTTAACGTCCCCCTATACCCTCCCCCCTTAGTTGTTACGCGCACGTCACTGCCCGTACTTCTACGTGTGCGCGAACACGTTCACATGCCTGTTCCGCGCGGCCGGGCTGTGCGGCCTCACCGAGCCCGTCGCGCTCATCGCGCCCACCACGCGCGGCTTCCGACAGACGTTGCGGCAGGAAGGTAATTTACAACGACTATGTTATCGATGCtcttagatatattattatccaGTCTATTATGTAGGTGCGTTGTGAATTTTGCATTACAAAAGTGGTCAAAAGGGTTATAGAACCTACAAAAGTGACCCCATTtaggatttaaaatataattagtttatttattaaaataggtcAGATCcctttttattatatcaaagGCACTTGAATGAAGTTTAATTTAGTCCATTTAAAGTATAGCCATAGTAACATTTCGATAACTTCCAGACGTAGAATACACTATGCCACTAAGGCCAGATAGCAAGAAGAAGCTAAACACGTCTGATGAAGACAAACCAAAGAACGCGTCGTTCGACAGCTGCTACGACACGATGGACGACAAGTGCACCGGTGACGGTCAAGACAAGGCAGAAGAAGATGATGAGGATCCCGACCAGTTCCTAACAGAGATGGGCTTCGAGACTGAAGTTATTAAGAAGATTAATATAACGCAGGTAATTATGATAATCAGTTAGGTGATAAGACCATCTGACCTTCTAAAGTGTCACGTTATTTAGTCAAATCAAAAAAGGGCTACTCTTTCTCGTACTCACGCACTCTTACTTTACTCACTCAAGCATTAGAAAGCCTTGTCTTTTGAAATCTTAACTGAAAAGGGTACACAACCGGCAGCATAATGCCTTAAGATAAAAAAGCACATTGAACATTACAtctcatttctttttataaggTATTTTACTAACTAACCCAAGTgtgtatgataaaaaaaactataatgcTTTTTGCCGTTTCCTCCCTGTAGGCCCGCATAACGCACAACGCGGAGAGCAGCGTGGACAGCGCGGCGGAGTCCCTGGTGCTAGTGCGCGGCGCGGACGCGCAGGCGCTGTTCAACTTCCTGCTGAACTGCAAGTCCATCGTGAGCCCCACCGGGCCCTTCGCCGGAGTGCCGCCCACGCTGCTCGCGCCCACCGCCTTCCACGGCGGGACGCTGCAGTCGCTAAAAGTAAGTTCTTGCTATTTTCATAACACTTACTTACATTTGCATTTCCGATAAGTTCAACAATACTCATCAAGTCAGTATGAAAAGATTGTTGTCActcttttaataacaaacaagtaaataaattaacttaattgtGCCCACATCTGGAAAAAACTGTCTTTTTCTCAGacatgcaaaatattaattctactTTCATAAACTGTCAGGACTTCACTTAAATATGTTCACGTTTTTCATTAATTGTTCCAGGTACGCGAAAACACAATACATTCCGATAGCAATAAGTACTACTCGATAGAGCTCCGAGGCCCCATCTTGCCGACGACGGTGCACACGCTGTTCAATGTGTTGAAAAAGAGTTCATCAGCTCAGTTCAGCGCTACGTTTGCTCATCACCAGCCCACGCTGGCTTTTTCGTGGGCTGCCAGTAATATTGCTGAAGGTTTGTTTAATTGCTTCAAGCCTAAAATTTACGAACATTACTTGGCACCTGTGCCTGCTCATGACTATTCAAATATACCCCCTCCACAATTATAATAAGTTGGATAGTCACATTAGTTAGCTCTTTTATTAAAGTgacatttctaaaacaaaaacacccGACCGAAAGCATGAAAAGGTCcatgtcacgtgacttatcgtaCGGATATATTAATTTCCATGCATTTTAGCGTTATTTATTAACGTTAATGATTTTAGAAAAGTCGCTTGACTAGTGCTTATACACCCATTACTTACCATGATGTTTCTTATTCAAAATGAAACTACATAGTTCTATCTTTTTTCAGATGAATCATCGAAAGAAAACGATCCAAACCTCGTGGCCAAAGCATTCAACAAGGAGAACTTATCAGACTGTGGTATCAGCGAGGAGATGTTACAGCACTTCTGTTCTCCAGACCCCAGCATGATAAAACCCCTGGATAGCGTAAAGTACAACACGGAGGACAACACGTACACATGGTGATATTATTGTGGAGTTTATGTTATGAATTGACAATCATATTGTGATCATGAATTAAATGCTATTTTTGTACAtccttgtttttaatttactccTGCTTCCCCAGtttgttaagatatttttaaagtccCCACGGCACTCGCCCTGTTGTCCGCGTCAGAGGCGCAATCCCTGGAGATATTAACCTCTATTCAATAAACCTTCCTTATTTAGTTTAGATAGTTGCTGCGAATTTTCTCCACTAAAAGTGTTCCGAAAAGTTTTAAGCATAGACACCCATAACCTTCCTTGCTAAGAGGGAGACTAGTAGTCAACCTACCacagaacagaaaaaaatatccacatTCGTGGAAAAGAGTTAGTTTCATCATTAGTCTAATAACGGATTGGATAAGAACAAGAAAACTCTAAATCACTTAAAAGATACGatttattcctttttcatttttggtaaattaaaaataagtttcttaaAATTCCACAATCACTTACACAATAAAAAGATTCATACAGATCaggatgaaataaataatattgtgagtCCTGCGTCAAAATGTCGCAGTATTTGTATATGTTACCTAACATAACGGCACTAATACGCTATAATTATCACTTCAAACCCAAGGTGGAACAGGAATCTTGGAAAGCTTACATCTAAAATATTCATCTATGTGACCAATTAGCCGGGCACTAGAACAAAtaatacacaatttattatttcatcagACATTCTACTACATTcacaaatttgtaaaatttaactATATAAACATAGAAATACGTAtttattggtttatttaatatatcataattattacattGGCTAGTTATTGCGAAAAAGAGAATGTTAATACCTGCAGATTTGTCAAgttgaattatgttgtataagTTATGGAGCTTATGATTTCTGtaacaaagaaacaagaaaTTAGCAGAAAATGCAGTTAATGATACATAAATATCTGAAATCAAGACTCATAGGAGTGGACTTACATTAGAGGATCCACTGGAGGCGGGCTGTCCGGGCACGGAGTACTGCGGGCGGAAGTTGGAGAAGTTggccgcagccgccgccgccggggAGAAGCCCGGCAGCGAGCCGCCCGACTGGAAGCCCGCGGGGAACTGCGGCATTTGTGCTACACACAAACATTACGTTAGTAACACATTCTTAATATaactagtaaaaatatttagctgTTAATTACTACGCTTGAAACcttatatgaaacaaaaacctcttttaaacaTGGTTGAAATAGTACCGATTATGAAAAGACcaccttttaattaaaattattgcagCCATCCCCGTTTTACGCCGTGTAGTGTGCAGTCAAGCTATTACaactacattaattttaaataggacGTGGGGAAAGACACCCAGGCTTGCATAGTGTGGGGTATTGGTTATGTGTCACTCGTGACATGGGTAGTACCTGCGGGCACGGGGTTGCCGGCGGTGGCGGCGAGGCGCGACAGGATGCTGCGCTCCGACATCTGCAGGCGCTGCGCCACGGGCGGGATGCGCGCCAGCGTGGCCGGCAGGCGGGACACGTCCGACTTCATGTCCGACAGCAGCTCCTCCAGCTGGTTCAGCACCTGCCGGGACGACATACAATTATACTACTGACTGGGAAATTATATCAACTGGATAAGTGAAACAACCAGACTCTTGCCAATTTCCTTAAATCATCTGCCCATCTTATCCTGGATAATGCATCTGAGGTGCAGCGCAGACGACAAACCTTTTGTACGATCGAGTCTGCGGCGCTCAAAAAATCTGCATGGCGCACGTGTGAGTTACTGCATGTAATTGCATACGTTCTATATTCACAGACTAAAAGTGCATCACGGATAGTCTGTCGTCTGTGCTGCACCTTCAGTTTACACAAGAACCAGTCATACCTTATGCAGCACAGCGTTGGCGGGCTTGTTGCCGGCCAGCGACTCCTTGCTGAGGTGCTGGTGCGACTCGGCCAGACACTCGACCTCTGCGAAGCGCGCGTTGAGTGACATGGCCGGGTGGTTGGGGTCCTGCGTCAGGTTCAGGTACGCCGCGCGACGAAGTTGCTCCTCGATCACCAGTGCTTGCTCTAGGAGCTACAGGAACGAAATTtagtgtttaaaatttattgttaaatggtATTTAAGATGATAAAAGACATGTCTACCAGGTCTGCAAGCCATCAAAGTAAactgttttagttaaaaaagtaGTGATATCAGATATTTTAAACGTTAACGTCAAAATGTCTCACCTTAAAACGCCTGGCGAGGAACTTGTTTTTGATTTCCAGGAAGTTGCCCTTGCCGACGTCCATCTTGAAGGGTTCGTTGATGATGGCGAAGCGCAGGTCGTTCTGTATGTCCTGCCAGCGGCCGTAGCCATGCGTGACGATGCCGGCCAGCAGCCAGTAGTCGTGCCTGCGATGCCAGATCTCGTACTCGCggccgggcgcggcggcgcgctccTCGTTGAGCCACAGCGTGTGCAGCTCGGTGAAGCCGCCGTCCGCAATGTTGAACATGAACTTGCGCCGTTCCACCTTGAGATCCTCTTCCTCTTTCACTAGCACCACATCGTCGTCGTCCTCGTCCTTCTTCTCATCTTTAGGTTTCTCGGAAGCTTCGGACTCTGCTTTCTCGCTCTTGACATCATCTTTCTTGTCGATGTCTTCCTTCTCGTCCTTGACCTTGACGGCATCTTTATCGTCCTTCTTCTCATTAGATTTCTCATCGTCTTTAGGATCTTCGTCCACGGACATGCGTCGTTCGCCATCCTTGCTGTCCTCGGATTTATCCTTGTTCGAGTCTTTCTCGTCGGCGTTCTCCTCCTTGATGTCGCTAGTGTCCATGGGCTCGTCCTTCTCCTTGAGGTCCTTATCGGGCTTCTCTTCCTTGATGTCATCCTTGTCGTCCTTGTCGGAGCCGGCGGGTGTGGCGGgcgtggcgggcgcggcggcggcggcgggcgcggcggcggcgggcgcgggggaGGGCGCGGCGGATGTGATGGGCGTGGCCGTGGAGGGCGCGGGGCTGGGCGCCGCACTCTCGCCCGCTGCTGACTTCACCGGCTCCACGGGCTTGCGGATCATCTCCGGCATGCTGTAGTAGCCGTTAATATGCTCGAACTCCTGAACCTTCTTTCTAATCAGACTCATCACTCCAATTCGTGTTAACACGTGCTGCCTAGACAGACCCTCTCGTGGCACGCCGTCTGCAAAAGTTTCAGCGTTATCCGCGCCGGGCTCGCACAGATGCCGCATGAACAGCGACACGTACGCCTTGAAGTTGCGTTCGGACTTGCCCCTGAGATCCCTGACGAGCCACTGCGAGTTGAAGGCGTCCTGCGGCGGCATGCCGTAGCGCATGATGGCGTTGAGGAAGGACTTGCGCTGTCGGGCATTGAACCCGAGCACCTCCATGTTCCCTCCGACCCTCGCCAGTAGCGGCGGCAGCGGCCGGTCTCTCTCCTCGCGCCGCTCCAGCCTCCTCTTGCTGCGCCTGCTCAGCAGGTCACCGTTGTCATTCTTCTCATCAAAGTCATCGTCCTCCTTGTCATCTTCACTGCCTTGAGAGAAGTCGGAGTTATAGTCCGAGCCGTTCTCCTGCCACGTCGTATCCTCTCTATTCTCAGTCTGTGTAACGATACCGTCATTGTAGTTGACTTGTTTACGAACACGTTTACCCTTGCCCAGTGTTCTGGCCTGGTCCTCTTGGTGTTGCTCATAATGATGCCTGAGCAGTTTAATCCAGTAAGCTGGGTCAGTGTTTTCAGCCTCCTGTTTGATGATTTCAGTGTCAACTTCTTCATCGCCGTCGCCTTCTTTTGTGGAATAACTGGCGACCTTAAAGGAACTAAGATATTCATTGGCCCAGGACTCTTTCTGTTCAATACCTTCCTTAGAACGATCGAGCAATTCTCCAACAGCCCTGTCGTCATAATGAATAGCTTCTTCTTTTCCTTCATCTTCTTTGAACAATTCCTCTGTACCAAACCTGAGGATGTCGTCCAACTCTTGCTTAGTAAAGTTAGCGCCCTTTCCACCCATGCCAGGACGTACAACCAAGTGAGTCAACATCATTTTCCTCTTTGCTACTTGTGTAACCCTCTCTTCCACACTGTTGCGCGTGACGAAACGGTAGATCATCACTTTGTTTGCTTGACCGATACGATGGGCACGTGAAAAGGCCTGAATGTCGTTGTGAGGATTCCAGTCAGAATCGTAGATGATTACAGTGTCGGCTGTGGCTAAGTTGATACCTAAACCACCAGCCCTAGTCGAAAGCAAGAACACAAATTGTTGAGCGCCCGGGGCATTAAACCTGTCGATAGCTTCCTGACGAATTGTTCCGGTGATACCACCGTCAATTCTCTCATATTTGTAGCCTTCTCCCTCCAAGAAATCTTCGAGGATATCCAACATCTTTGTCATCTGAGAGAAAATAAGGACTCTGTGACCTTGCTCTTTAAGCTGCCTTAACATTTTCGACATGAGAACCAGTTTTCCGGAAGCCTTGATCAATGCTTGTGTATCGTAGTTACCGTGAGGATTGAGCGGAGCTTCCTCGGCAGCCACAGGGAACAAGTAAGGATGGTTACAACACTTCTTCAGGTCCATCATGACGTTGAGCAATGAGACAGTCTGACCGCCACTCTTAGGGTTCAAAGCTTCGTAGTTCCTCGTCAAAATATACTTGTAGTATTTCTTCTGCATGGGAGATAACTCTACACGCACGATGAACTCTGATTTAGCCGGCATGTTCTTAAGCACGTCGGCCTTGAGACGCCGCAGCATATGCGGACCCAACATCTCGTGAAGCCTTTTAACTTGTTCTTCCTTCGACACATCGGCAAATTCGTTTTGGAATGCGGCAAGATCGTTGAACTTATCTTTATTTAAGAAGTTCAAAAGATGGAACAACTCTTCTAGGTTGTTTTGTAGAGGAGTTCCAGTTAGAAGCAGCTTGTAATTAATGTGATAACCAGCTAAAAGCCTGAAGAACTTTGACTGGTTGCTCTTCAGCCTGTGGGCCTCGTCAACCACAAGGACTGCCCAGTCGATAGACCCGAGACAGGTGGCATCGATAGATACCAACTCGTATGACGTGAGGAGTACATTGAATTTCACTTGTGATTTAATCTTCGACGGCCTTCCTCCTCTGTTGGCGCCGTCATCGAAAGTCAGTTCGTTTTCTCTGATAACAGCTCTTGAATCTTTGTCACCTACATAAGTGATGCAATATAGGTCTGGAGCCCACAGTTCGAACTCACGTTCCCAATTAATGATAGTGGACAATGGTACTGACACAAGGAACGGTCCCTTGCAGTGTCCCTCCTTGAACAGCGAGTAAAGGAATGTGACAGTCTGAATAGTCTTGCCGAGACCCATCTCGTCAGCGAGAATTGTATCGATCCCCTGTCCCCAGGAGTACCGCAGCCAGTTGAGCCCCTCCAGCTGGTAAGGATGCAGCTGCATACCGGTTTCGTACACGAAGGGCGGCTGGTCCTCGTACTTCTTGTTGAGGTTGGTGGTGGGGCGGTCGGGCGGTGGGTTGTATTTCTTTGGCTTCATCTGCAAGCCGGCACTGCTGTCGTCTTCGTCAATAATGTCCTTATTCTTGCTCTTACGACCGGCCTTCTTGCCTTTGGTGCCTTTTGTTTTTCCTTCGGATGTGATGAAAGCGCGCATGTCCTGCGGTTGAACAAAAACTTTGAGTATATACCTCACCATTTACTTATCATCTATGAAATGATTGTTCATAGTATAATAACGATCATATAAATGAAGTAAGAGATTGACCTGATAGTATTCCATAGCATTCTTCAATCCGGCGATATCTGCATTCTCTGACTCCCAAGTGGCTTGATCGTAAGAGAGATCGCGCCACTTCACAAGGTAGTAAGTAGTACCGTCGCGGGAAGTGCGGTGATTTATCACTCGATGCACGACCAGCCATTCTGGTTTCACACCATATCTGAAATCATAGTTGATGGTTTAGAAGTGCTTGAATAGACGTGAAACAATAGTGAATGACGCAGTAAAAACGGTTGAACAAACAAATAAGGTCATCTTATGCAATGTCAGTAATATGATAAACAACCATGTGAGACCAGTTCCACCACTTTTCAGTTTTCTGTGCTACAACGAAGTACTTCTTGGTAGTGTAACGAAAAGTATTGTACCTGTAATATTTCTCCTCGAGTATCTTCTCATCGGTGTCATGGTCCTGCTTGTCCTTGAGCCGCTTGACGCGTCCGTCGCGCTCATCCAACGGCTCTTCTAGTTTC comes from the Trichoplusia ni isolate ovarian cell line Hi5 chromosome 22, tn1, whole genome shotgun sequence genome and includes:
- the LOC113504594 gene encoding chromodomain-helicase-DNA-binding protein Mi-2 homolog isoform X4, yielding MASDDEVDGSFAGDEDVEEGEGQNENSGESDEAPPKEDEDYSPEDGRKKKKGKKRKARGEEKKGRKKKKKRKNESEEDEEFGLEIEAEGDSDYALSAMSSTKKSRKGRGSKHNTSVTPAASDSGSGMPTVEEVCSSFGLTDVDIQYSDADLENLTSYKLFQQHVRPLLVKENPKVPVSKLMMLVAAKWRLFCETNPHLGSGTPAMSEDNTNTSTTSDYVPKTGRPGRTPKEVKNEEVVEEPEEEEEEEQSDEGATAPRKRGRKPKHSTTPATPRGKPGRKPKVPTLKIKFSKRKRTSSEEDQEGSAVNSDSDAEFEQMLAEAEEPKPATAAASDESVPVKEDDPAVPQPKKKAKTKIGNKSKKKKKLKTTSKFPDGTEGEQEHQDYCEVCQQGGEIILCDTCPRAYHLVCLEPELEETPEGRWSCPHCEAEGNQDQDDDDEHQEFCRICKDGGELLCCDSCPSAYHRFCLNPPLEEVPDGEWKCPRCSCPPLEGKVAKILTWRWKEQSAKSKAPRSREFFVKWHERSYWHCSWISELQLDVFHPLMYRYYMRKSDPEEPPKLEEPLDERDGRVKRLKDKQDHDTDEKILEEKYYRYGVKPEWLVVHRVINHRTSRDGTTYYLVKWRDLSYDQATWESENADIAGLKNAMEYYQDMRAFITSEGKTKGTKGKKAGRKSKNKDIIDEDDSSAGLQMKPKKYNPPPDRPTTNLNKKYEDQPPFVYETGMQLHPYQLEGLNWLRYSWGQGIDTILADEMGLGKTIQTVTFLYSLFKEGHCKGPFLVSVPLSTIINWEREFELWAPDLYCITYVGDKDSRAVIRENELTFDDGANRGGRPSKIKSQVKFNVLLTSYELVSIDATCLGSIDWAVLVVDEAHRLKSNQSKFFRLLAGYHINYKLLLTGTPLQNNLEELFHLLNFLNKDKFNDLAAFQNEFADVSKEEQVKRLHEMLGPHMLRRLKADVLKNMPAKSEFIVRVELSPMQKKYYKYILTRNYEALNPKSGGQTVSLLNVMMDLKKCCNHPYLFPVAAEEAPLNPHGNYDTQALIKASGKLVLMSKMLRQLKEQGHRVLIFSQMTKMLDILEDFLEGEGYKYERIDGGITGTIRQEAIDRFNAPGAQQFVFLLSTRAGGLGINLATADTVIIYDSDWNPHNDIQAFSRAHRIGQANKVMIYRFVTRNSVEERVTQVAKRKMMLTHLVVRPGMGGKGANFTKQELDDILRFGTEELFKEDEGKEEAIHYDDRAVGELLDRSKEGIEQKESWANEYLSSFKVASYSTKEGDGDEEVDTEIIKQEAENTDPAYWIKLLRHHYEQHQEDQARTLGKGKRVRKQVNYNDGIVTQTENREDTTWQENGSDYNSDFSQGSEDDKEDDDFDEKNDNGDLLSRRSKRRLERREERDRPLPPLLARVGGNMEVLGFNARQRKSFLNAIMRYGMPPQDAFNSQWLVRDLRGKSERNFKAYVSLFMRHLCEPGADNAETFADGVPREGLSRQHVLTRIGVMSLIRKKVQEFEHINGYYSMPEMIRKPVEPVKSAAGESAAPSPAPSTATPITSAAPSPAPAAAAPAAAAAPATPATPAGSDKDDKDDIKEEKPDKDLKEKDEPMDTSDIKEENADEKDSNKDKSEDSKDGERRMSVDEDPKDDEKSNEKKDDKDAVKVKDEKEDIDKKDDVKSEKAESEASEKPKDEKKDEDDDDVVLVKEEEDLKVERRKFMFNIADGGFTELHTLWLNEERAAAPGREYEIWHRRHDYWLLAGIVTHGYGRWQDIQNDLRFAIINEPFKMDVGKGNFLEIKNKFLARRFKLLEQALVIEEQLRRAAYLNLTQDPNHPAMSLNARFAEVECLAESHQHLSKESLAGNKPANAVLHKVLNQLEELLSDMKSDVSRLPATLARIPPVAQRLQMSERSILSRLAATAGNPVPAAQMPQFPAGFQSGGSLPGFSPAAAAAANFSNFRPQYSVPGQPASSGSSNKS